In a single window of the Nymphalis io chromosome 20, ilAglIoxx1.1, whole genome shotgun sequence genome:
- the LOC126776488 gene encoding UDP-glucosyltransferase 2-like, with amino-acid sequence MITGEGDHREATCSSQLMICHYPHWSIEVREPRQKIMPKMSNWALVVVSIISSLYLSNAYKILFISPLPGKSHSILGEGIIKHLSLAGHEVTYIASIVPDIPLKGVSVIDISSYVTFPNDSMNLKTIMENKFTNDLLSFMPNLMNLSRNAVENFDVQTLLSDKSQQFDVVIAEWMFTEVYAGLAGVFNCPLIWFSTVEPHWMVLQLVDETPNPSYNVDILSSNVPPLNFSQRLSELGLQILGKLIKILYSGVENEIYEKHFVPHIRDRGYPVKPFETLKYNGSLVLSNSHVSLGIATRLPPNFIPIGGYHIDHIVKPLPEDLQKIMDNAKHGIIYFSMGSNLRSKHFPIEVKQELLNMFAELEQTVLWKFEEDLPIRPSNVHILKWAPQQSILAHKNCVLFITHGGLLSTTESIHFGVPIIGVPVFADQFVNVARAVKKGFAKKVNLSFSIAKDLKVAIQEMINDSSYATKIKELSYIYHHRTVTPGQELVHWVEHVIKTGGARHLRTPAMLTPWYQKMYLDLAIVLLFIMITITYMFRYICKSTRNNILTSNKKKQN; translated from the exons aaaatgtCGAACTGGGCGTTAGTAGTTGTGTCAATTATATCTtctctatatttatcaaatgCATACAAAATCCTATTTATAAGTCCACTGCCAGGCAAGAGTCATTCGATTTTAGGTGAAGGAATAATCAAACACTTATCTCTAGCTGGACATGAG gTTACATATATAGCATCAATCGTTCCTGACATACCACTAAAAGGAGTGTCTGTTATAGACATTAGCAGCTATGTAACATTTCCAA ATGATagtatgaatttaaaaacaataatggaaaataaatttactaatgaTCTATTGAGTTTTATGCCCAACTTAATGAATTTAAGTAGAAACGCGGTAGAAAATTTCGACGTGCAAACACTTTTGTCGGATAAAAGCCAACAATTTGACGTCGTTATTGCTGAATGGATGTTTACTGAAGTGTATGCTgg ACTTGCAGGTGTATTCAACTGTCCATTAATTTGGTTTTCAACAGTTGAACCTCATTGGATGGTCTTACAATTAGTAGATGAAACTCCGAATCCTTCATATAATGTTGATATCTTGTCTAGCAACGTACCGCCGTTAAATTTTTCGCAGCGACTTTCGGAGTTAGGTCTTCAAATTCTTGgcaaacttattaaaatttt GTATTCTGGTGTCGAAAACGAAATTTACGAAAAACACTTCGTACCGCATATTCGTGATAGAGGTTACCCCGTAAAACCTTTCGAAACATTGAAGTATAATGGTTCGCTAGTTTTAAGCAATTCACATGTATCGTTGGGTATTGCAACGCGATTGCCACCAAATTTTATCCCAATTGGAGGTTATCATATTGATCATATCGTTAAGCCGTTGCCGGAG gATTTACAGAAAATTATGGATAACGCCAAACACGGAATTATCTACTTTAGTATGGGATCTAATTTGAGAAGTAAACATTTTCCCATTGAAGTAAAGCAAGAACTGCTAAATATGTTCGCTGAATTAGAACAAACTGTTTTGTGGAAATTTGAAGAAGATTTGCCCATCCGACCAAGCaatgttcatattttaaaatgggCCCCACAACAAAGCATTTTAG ctcACAAAAACTGCGTTTTGTTCATCACACATGGTGGTCTTCTGTCTACCACTGAATCAATCCATTTTGGAGTTCCTATTATCGGTGTACCAGTTTTCGCTGATCAGTTTGTAAATGTAGCTAGAGCtgtaaaaaaaggttttgcTAAGAaagtaaatttatcattttcgATAGCCAAAGATTTAAAAGTAGCGATTCAAGAAATGATTAATGATTCAAG ttacGCGACGAAAATTAAGGAGTTATCTTACATATATCATCACAGAACTGTCACTCCAGGTCAAGAATTGGTCCATTGGGTGGAACACGTTATAAAAACAGGAGGTGCACGACATTTACGCACTCCTGCAATGCTGACGCCCTGGTACCAAAAAATGTACTTGGATCTTGCAATTGTCTTGCTTTTTATAATGATCACTATTACATATATGTTCAGATATATTTGCAAATCGactagaaataatatattaactagtaataaaaagaaacaaaattaa
- the LOC126776602 gene encoding uncharacterized protein LOC126776602 has protein sequence MYQQDTDELKRHFTNMISIFRTPKLIVRTDRGRMFQSVDFLNWVKDMAEVACGYVEVTTDSQHNKTQDDAILCLELAHRRRSGYTAHTSVTRSSGNREAIREISRQRAFEHICDNQARQDAYVNRRRKPTQTFELHSLVFVRKQAQSTGKLDSCMRGPYRVVKILPHGRYELQLLAGSYGKSTQAAAEYIVPWRGEWTPDVCAAFFDDADTEEEELTAGVDLRPGVVQPVEEIEPQQGPSGIQRFSELAASTVKEENPLLSVPIVETDRDS, from the exons ATGTACCAACAGGACACTGATGAACTGAAGCGACACTTTACGAACATGATTTCAATCTTTAGAACGCCAAAACTGATCGTCAGGACTGACAGGGGCCGCATGTTCCAAAGTGTCGATTTTCTTAATTGGGTCAAGGATATGG CAGAAGTGGCCTGCGGTTATGTGGAAGTTACAACTGACTCTCAACATAACAAAACACAAGACGACGCGATACTCTGTCTTGAACTTGCTCATAGGCGTCGAAGCGGCTACACCGCTCATACTTCCGTTACACGTTCCAGTGGTAATCGGGAAGCCATTCGTGAGATTAGTCGTCAGAGAGCGTTTGAACATATATGTGACAATCAAGCCCGTCAGGACGCCTACGTTAACAGGAGACGTAAGCCAACTCAAACCTTTGAACTACACTCCTTAGTATTTGTTCGTAAGCAGGCGCAGTCAACCGGGAAGTTAGACTCGTGTATGCGAGGACCTTACCGGGTGGTGAAGATACTTCCACACGGTCGCTATGAGCTGCAGCTACTGGCTGGCTCGTATGGCAAGTCGACTCAAGCGGCTGCGGAATATATTGTTCCGTGGCGTGGAGAATGGACCCCTGATGTTTGTGCTGCTTTCTTTGATG ACGCAGATACTGAAGAAGAGGAATTAACTGCCGGTGTCGACCTGCGTCCCGGTGTTGTACAGCCTGTGGAAGAGATCGAGCCGCAACAAGGACCCTCAGGAATACAGAGATTCTCAGAACTAGCTGCCTCCACTGTGAAGGAAGAAAATCCCCTGCTCTCCGTCCCAATCGTGGAAACGGATCGTGACAGTTGA